In one Bacillus sp. Marseille-P3661 genomic region, the following are encoded:
- a CDS encoding (Fe-S)-binding protein, protein MSNPKSTVELLAYEETLSCVQCGYCLPACPTYKTMKKETQSPRGRINLVKMAAEGKLSIDKLQEPIDLCLGCRACETACPTNVQYGSILESAKEAIQQEKNKTMDLKTKLFRKSLFNYTFPNKRMLQGIGAGMTVYQASGLQKLTHKTGIIKKVLPEHMAEFDLIVPKQPALFARKKRPIKHLSEKKPVLSIGFFSGCVMDAVFSKINDLSIKLLQKAGCDVTVIKEQTCCGALHSHSGEMDHAKELAKKNIEAYEKYSFDYIVNSIGGCGAMLVEYDHLLKNDPKWAERAKEFSKKAVDISVILSQLQLPFTHKVDRIVTYQPSCHMTNVQKTVKEPKDLLRSIPGIRFVELQDENMCCGSAGIYNLVNYQESMEILDQKMVNVKRVKPDMIVTTNPGCHLQMKLGVKREQMSDAVEVVHLVELLANACEIE, encoded by the coding sequence ATGAGTAATCCAAAAAGCACCGTAGAACTACTAGCTTACGAAGAGACGTTAAGCTGTGTCCAATGTGGTTATTGTTTACCTGCTTGTCCAACCTATAAAACAATGAAAAAAGAAACGCAGTCACCAAGGGGAAGAATAAACCTTGTCAAAATGGCGGCAGAGGGTAAGTTATCCATTGATAAACTGCAGGAACCTATTGATCTTTGTCTAGGCTGTAGAGCGTGTGAAACAGCTTGCCCAACAAATGTTCAATATGGTTCTATTCTTGAGTCTGCAAAGGAAGCCATCCAACAGGAAAAAAATAAAACAATGGACTTAAAAACAAAACTGTTTAGAAAGTCATTGTTTAACTATACCTTTCCCAATAAACGTATGCTCCAAGGTATTGGTGCAGGGATGACGGTATACCAAGCCAGTGGGCTGCAGAAACTTACCCACAAAACAGGAATTATTAAAAAGGTACTGCCAGAGCACATGGCTGAATTTGATCTAATCGTCCCTAAACAACCCGCATTGTTTGCTAGAAAAAAACGTCCTATTAAACACCTGTCCGAGAAAAAGCCTGTTTTGAGCATTGGCTTTTTTAGCGGTTGTGTGATGGATGCAGTATTTTCTAAAATTAATGACTTAAGTATAAAACTGTTACAAAAAGCCGGTTGTGATGTAACAGTAATTAAAGAACAAACCTGTTGTGGGGCATTGCATAGTCATAGCGGTGAAATGGACCATGCCAAAGAATTGGCCAAAAAGAATATTGAAGCCTATGAGAAATACTCTTTTGACTATATTGTAAACTCAATTGGCGGTTGTGGTGCAATGCTAGTAGAATACGACCATCTTTTGAAGAATGACCCAAAATGGGCTGAACGTGCCAAAGAGTTTTCAAAAAAAGCCGTTGATATTAGTGTAATTTTATCTCAATTACAATTACCATTTACGCATAAAGTAGATAGAATAGTAACCTATCAACCATCCTGTCACATGACCAATGTCCAAAAAACGGTAAAGGAACCAAAGGATTTATTACGATCGATTCCCGGTATTCGTTTTGTGGAATTGCAGGATGAAAATATGTGCTGTGGCTCTGCAGGAATCTATAATCTAGTAAATTACCAAGAGTCAATGGAGATATTAGATCAAAAAATGGTGAATGTAAAGAGAGTAAAACCGGATATGATTGTCACAACCAACCCTGGTTGCCACTTGCAAATGAAACTGGGGGTAAAGAGGGAACAAATGTCTGATGCAGTAGAGGTTGTGCATTTAGTAGAACTATTAGCAAATGCATGTGAGATTGAGTAA
- a CDS encoding FAD-binding oxidoreductase, which yields MKACTPEIIEKLRTIIRDESRILLEEVDRYSYGYDASFGNYLPDVVLQPLETAEVAEIIKLANQYKVPVYPRGQGTSLSGGPLPVKGGIVLDFSQWNQTLVIEPEDLVAIVSPGVLTADINSAANEYGLIYPPDPSSSNVSTIGGNLAENSGGPRGLKYGVTKDYVLGLEVVTPEGEIIRTGGRTVKNVTGYDLTKLIVGSEGTLGVVTEAILRLIPKPQDSRTLMATFDDLIDSGRAISNILSSGIMPAKMELMDQASIVAVEEYEPLGLPTDIEAMLLIELDGHTQAIIDEIEKVKLVCENVGAKEIKVANNQKESQDLWKARKLVSPAIVRIKPTKISEDATVPRSKIPDMFKRLKEIKDKYNIHLVVFGHAGDGNLHPNIIADKRDKEEMERVEQAVAEIFKAAVELGGTLSGEHGIGTMKAPFMEMELGPVGVDMMKRIKQSWDPNNILNPGKIFPEPGQKLVLYHE from the coding sequence ATGAAAGCATGCACACCTGAGATCATTGAAAAATTAAGAACTATTATTAGAGATGAGAGTCGTATTTTGCTGGAAGAAGTTGACCGATATAGTTATGGATATGATGCATCCTTCGGCAATTATTTACCTGACGTTGTACTCCAGCCTTTAGAAACTGCTGAAGTAGCAGAAATTATAAAACTTGCGAATCAGTATAAAGTTCCGGTTTATCCAAGAGGACAAGGAACAAGCTTAAGTGGGGGGCCATTACCTGTAAAAGGAGGCATAGTCTTAGATTTTTCACAATGGAATCAAACGCTAGTGATAGAGCCAGAAGATTTAGTTGCTATTGTCTCTCCTGGAGTGCTGACAGCTGATATTAATAGTGCGGCCAATGAATATGGCTTAATTTATCCGCCGGATCCGAGTAGTTCAAACGTGTCAACAATTGGCGGGAATCTTGCCGAAAATTCTGGTGGGCCAAGAGGATTGAAATATGGGGTGACTAAGGATTACGTTCTAGGTCTTGAAGTTGTGACTCCTGAAGGTGAAATAATCCGTACAGGCGGAAGAACAGTGAAAAATGTGACTGGTTATGATTTGACTAAATTAATCGTAGGTTCAGAAGGAACTCTTGGAGTCGTTACTGAAGCGATCTTACGATTGATTCCTAAACCGCAGGATTCAAGGACACTAATGGCAACGTTCGATGATTTAATAGATTCAGGGAGAGCCATTTCTAATATCTTAAGTTCTGGTATTATGCCAGCTAAAATGGAGTTGATGGATCAAGCATCGATTGTGGCCGTTGAGGAATATGAACCACTAGGACTACCGACAGATATTGAAGCGATGTTGTTAATTGAACTAGATGGTCATACTCAAGCTATTATTGATGAAATTGAGAAGGTAAAACTTGTATGTGAAAACGTAGGTGCAAAAGAAATTAAAGTAGCGAATAATCAGAAGGAATCACAGGATCTTTGGAAAGCAAGAAAACTTGTTTCACCGGCAATTGTTAGAATTAAACCAACGAAAATATCAGAAGATGCTACGGTCCCTCGTAGTAAAATACCAGATATGTTTAAGAGATTAAAAGAAATCAAAGATAAGTATAACATTCATTTAGTTGTTTTTGGACATGCCGGTGATGGGAATCTCCATCCAAACATCATTGCTGATAAACGTGATAAAGAGGAAATGGAAAGAGTAGAGCAAGCTGTCGCAGAAATATTTAAAGCAGCAGTTGAACTTGGTGGCACACTCTCCGGAGAACATGGAATTGGAACAATGAAAGCGCCATTTATGGAAATGGAGCTAGGACCGGTTGGCGTAGATATGATGAAACGGATTAAGCAGAGTTGGGATCCTAATAACATTTTAAATCCAGGAAAAATATTCCCTGAACCTGGACAGAAGTTGGTGTTATATCATGAGTAA